The genomic stretch TCTCATCCCATACGGCCGCATGACATAGTGTGACAAGGCAAAGGCCTCGTCGCCAACAAACACGTAGGGGTAGCTGGGCGATGTTCTTCCAGGCCATGGCTTGTCCCCGGGGATGTCCAGCCGGTCCTCATTCAGTAGTCCATGTAACCTGGAGCGCCGGAATATCCCCGTAGGAGCCAACGTCGACGTATACAAACTTGTAGTCTGCGTCGGCTACAGCAAGGAGTACCAAACTAAAGtactttttataattaaaatacaGACTCCCACTCCTCGCTGGCTTCTGTAGCCGCACATGTTTGCCGTCAATGGCTCCTAGGCAGTTTGGGAAGTTGCACCTATCCCAGAACAGTTCAGCAACCTCTATCCACTTTTTAGAGTCGGGAACCGGCATGTACTTCTCGACGAGCTTGCTCCAGATCACCCGGCTTGTCCTGTTCACGATGTTGGCGACGGTGCTTTTGCCCACTCTGAATGTTAGATGTAAACTTGCATAGCTTTGTCCCGTCGCAAGGAACCTGAAATGAAATGACAAcatattgtttgtttgttgtttacaCAGTTGAAAAAATGAAGACAAAATGGCGAAGTATACGGGACAGTTTTGTCAAGGAACTTAAGGTGGAGAAAGACGAACAGAGGAGTGGAAGTGGGGCATCGAAAAGGACTCCATATTGCCACACTCGCCTTCTTTCATTCTTACGACCACTCGTACAAGCGCGAGGGTGAGTGAGTGACGTTTGCAACTTGAAATTGCTGTTATGTGTATGCTCTCCCACAACAGTTTAATCTTTgtagttcaatttttttttttgtaaacaccgATGCGCCTCTACTTTTCACACATGTAACCATTGCTGTTTATTTTCTACCCACAGTACTGAAGATAATTTTGATGCACTCATGGATGATTCTAATGAAGCACCTGCCGCGACAAATAGGGATTCGTCCCCTGAACATTCCTTTGAAGACTTGACAACCATCAACGTGGATGACATAGTAGAGGATGATTCTATGACATCTGAGTCACCAACCCCTTCCACATCTACTCCACGGCCAGACGCACAACCTGCCACCGACAAAGCAAATGCTGAAACCACTCGTTCAGAAGCCAGACGACCAGCTGCTCGCCCTACAAGTGCTCGTGGACAGAGCAGAACAGCTAATGTTCAGATGGCTGGAGCTGTTTCAAGTTTGGTGGGAATGATGCGCAATCAAGAAAGTATGGTTTCACGAAGACTACAGGATCCAAGTTCTGGTCTATCACAACAATATTTGCAACACATAGAAATGCTAAAAAATCAATTAGATGAATCCAACCAAGTACTCCAAAAGGAAAGGCAGATGTTTCAGGAGCAGATTCAATCTCTACACATGCAGCATCGCCACGAGATTGACCGGATAATGCAACACCAGAACAGCCAAGTGTACTACTCGGTGATGTCACTTTTGCCTTTCATGGAACAAGTGCCACGACATCGTTTAATACAGTGCCAGTGTAGTTTGCTTGAGTGTATCAAAAGTCATTTTGAATTCTCAACTGCAACAAGTAGGCCACCTAGCGCATGGCAACCTTCTCACACTCAGCCATACCAGGGTCCATCTCCCTCTCAGTCATACCAGAGTTATCAGCaaggcccttccttccctccctctcaagCAGATGAACGTCCCGTTTATACTCAGCTAGGTGGCAGTATGCAACCCAGCCCCC from Hyperolius riggenbachi isolate aHypRig1 chromosome 2, aHypRig1.pri, whole genome shotgun sequence encodes the following:
- the LOC137547260 gene encoding uncharacterized protein, yielding MGKRISISTGKIAPKTDDKTESLNFLLLPSTSSLTASCLRAGRDTSAAIMPRSFINVEDFIMAVQERPELYDKKNDLYSDLQHARRVWEEITKQFVPEYDKFPSRKQAKELEKMKTKWRSIRDSFVKELKVEKDEQRSGSGASKRTPYCHTRLLSFLRPLVQARGTEDNFDALMDDSNEAPAATNRDSSPEHSFEDLTTINVDDIVEDDSMTSESPTPSTSTPRPDAQPATDKANAETTRSEARRPAARPTSARGQSRTANVQMAGAVSSLVGMMRNQESMVSRRLQDPSSGLSQQYLQHIEMLKNQLDESNQVLQKERQMFQEQIQSLHMQHRHEIDRIMQHQNSQVYYSVMSLLPFMEQVPRHRLIQCQCSLLECIKSHFEFSTATSRPPSAWQPSHTQPYQGPSPSQSYQSYQQGPSFPPSQADERPVYTQLGGSMQPSPLNTSPQQIGGNYSLFHEQDPKK